The proteins below come from a single Candidatus Bathyarchaeota archaeon genomic window:
- a CDS encoding tRNA (guanine(10)-N(2))-dimethyltransferase: protein MTAENAYSADFPSEVIREGKVQVLVPDLKAYGVTPSDYAPSKAPVFYNPVMEFNRDLSVLALRAYRHMIGHDVTICEPLASQGIRGIRYAAEVDGAEVLIGDISSKAVEVAQHNIELNQLQEKITLKHSDANRTLIHHASPKKRFDAIDIDPFGTPAPYLESAFRALKNKGLLAATATDLAPLCGVHAKACLRKYGGKPLRTEYCHELAVRLLAGSMAAAAAKQDVGIQILFSHSSDHYIRVYAQIGYGAKRADESLKSVGYILNCFSCMHREIAHSLFGCPTCHECGSRMDWAGPLWTGKIADEAFVEQMQLENQTAAFRNHAKIAKLLTLIKAEATMPPTYYVIDKLSGKLDLPAPANQTFLSALQQSGFQAVLTHFNPRGIKTDAPALHLHKILRKLAAQ from the coding sequence ATGACAGCAGAGAACGCTTACAGCGCGGATTTTCCATCCGAAGTCATCAGGGAAGGCAAAGTGCAAGTGCTGGTGCCTGACCTTAAAGCCTACGGCGTAACCCCCAGCGACTACGCGCCCTCCAAAGCCCCCGTCTTCTATAACCCCGTCATGGAGTTCAACCGCGACCTCTCCGTGCTGGCGCTCAGAGCCTACCGCCACATGATCGGCCACGACGTAACCATCTGTGAGCCACTCGCCAGCCAAGGCATCCGCGGCATCCGCTATGCCGCAGAAGTCGACGGTGCAGAGGTGCTTATCGGCGACATCAGTAGCAAAGCCGTTGAAGTTGCCCAGCACAACATAGAATTAAACCAGCTTCAAGAAAAAATAACGCTCAAGCACAGCGACGCCAACCGCACACTCATCCACCATGCCTCGCCCAAGAAACGCTTCGATGCAATCGACATCGACCCCTTCGGCACCCCCGCGCCGTATTTGGAGTCGGCGTTTCGCGCCCTCAAAAACAAGGGGTTGCTGGCGGCGACGGCGACGGATCTCGCGCCCCTCTGTGGCGTCCACGCAAAAGCCTGCCTGCGCAAGTATGGTGGCAAGCCATTGCGCACCGAGTACTGCCATGAGTTGGCGGTTCGGCTTTTAGCGGGTAGCATGGCGGCGGCTGCGGCAAAGCAGGATGTCGGCATCCAGATTCTGTTCAGTCACAGCAGCGACCACTACATCCGCGTCTACGCCCAAATAGGCTACGGTGCCAAACGCGCGGATGAGAGCCTCAAAAGCGTCGGCTACATCCTTAACTGCTTTAGCTGTATGCACCGCGAAATCGCCCACAGCCTCTTCGGCTGCCCCACGTGCCATGAATGCGGGTCGCGCATGGATTGGGCAGGGCCGCTTTGGACGGGGAAAATCGCGGATGAAGCCTTCGTGGAGCAAATGCAGCTGGAAAACCAAACTGCCGCATTTAGGAACCACGCAAAAATCGCCAAGCTCCTCACGCTAATCAAAGCCGAAGCCACAATGCCCCCAACCTACTACGTCATCGATAAACTCAGTGGAAAACTCGATTTGCCCGCCCCCGCAAACCAAACCTTCCTCTCTGCCCTGCAGCAGTCAGGTTTTCAAGCTGTGCTTACCCACTTCAACCCAAGGGGCATAAAAACCGACGCCCCAGCATTACACTTACACAAGATTCTTCGGAAACTCGCCGCTCAATAA